The Arachis ipaensis cultivar K30076 chromosome B05, Araip1.1, whole genome shotgun sequence nucleotide sequence GCTATCAGCCTTGCACCGCCGGCTCACCGAACCTCCATTGCACTCAACTTCCATCGGCCTTGCTCGCATTGCTCCCTTCCGTCGCACCCCTTCCCGGTTTTTCTTCGTCGCAACCCTTCCATCGGCCTTGCTCGCATCGCTCCCTTTCGAACCCTAATGTGCGTTTCTCTCTTCGATATCGCCACTAGTGCTTGCTCTTTTCCGTGTGTTGCTGTGTTTCTCTCTTCGATCTTGCCTCAGCTGTGCAGGTAACCCTAATCTCCTTTCTCTTTCATCgttgttttctttctttcaatacCATCTCTAACTCTAATTATATTATCCTATGTTTGATCACTATGATTCTATTTCCTATTCTTTGATAAGAACTTGTAACGGTTATAGTTTTTTATTGTGTTCTTATAAACTTGTTCGTGAAATCAAGGTTCCTGAATGCATTGAATAGTTTCATTTTTAttgatgaggaagaggaggaggtatACATATGCATTTTCTGTTGTCATATATGTTTCATGCAAAATTGTTTGAAATTTTACTTGAACAATATGT carries:
- the LOC110272103 gene encoding uncharacterized protein LOC110272103, yielding MKEKKNKNLKDHGYTSSFYTTLSRFHTHSSECFIGGAISLAPPAHRTSIALNFHRPCSHCSLPSHPFPVFLRRNPSIGLARIAPFRTLMCVSLFDIATSACSFPCVAVFLSSILPQLCRFLNALNSFIFIDEEEEEDLI